The following DNA comes from Synechococcus sp. CC9616.
ACTGTCTCCGTTGGGGTCTGAGTATCCCTGCAGTAAATCAGTTGCTCTAATAATGTAATTCAGGTCTTCACGTCCTTCAGAGAGAGTTGCTTTCTTTCCAGTCAGTGCAGGTGCTGCATTGGTTGCAACATTGTCGTCTTCCATGCCCCAGATTCGTTGCAGGGCATCAAGATCTGCATCTGTGAAGGAAGCGTCCCAGCCATCGGGACTGATGTTGTAAGACATGACGGAATCGTCCGTCGTCCATTGACTGTTGAATGGATCTTCATTGGGGTGGGATAAACCCAGCGCGTGACCGATCTCGTGGATGATCGTATTGGCATCAAAGCTGTCGTTGGAGCCAGAGGCATTTCCCCTCAGAGAATCTTGTGTGATGTCCTTCCAAAGGACATTCCAGCTGGAATCAAGATTCACGACTTGTCCAACAGTGTCGCTAGTCCATGCGTTCCAACCGTCAACGGAGATGATTGTCAGATCTGATTCATCCAGGTTTGATGTTGCTTGAAAATCAAGGTCGATCAGGGGGTCAAGTCGCAGAAAAAGATTATTGATGAACTGAGTTGCGTCGTCTTGATGTTCGAGTGTCTTTAGTTCACTTCCGAGGTATTGAATATTGATCGATTGATCGTATATATAATAATTAAGTGTTTCGCGCCCGCTTAAATATGCCTTTGTGATGTCTCCAAAAGCGTGGCTGATGAGTAGAGAGGGATCGATTGATCCTGTTTGATTGTTTCTGCTGAAATCATTCGGTGAATCCGCAAGCCATTGCTGGTTGCTTTCGGATTGATTTTTGCATGTTGGGCATGCGCAGGTTTTAACGTGGATATGGTTGGCTCCTGCAATCTGTTCTTGATCAAGAACAGACTCACTGAATCGATGAACCTGCATCAAAGAAGATGACGGCTTCTCTGAGGAAGGCATTGAATTGTTTGAATCTTGCCCTTAGTCTTTGTGATATGGCTTGTTGTTTCCCCTTCGTATGGCTGATGGTTGTCTAGGTTTTATCCTTCAAGTCCATGAACGTTTCTCACGGGGATTTCATGCTTTTCTCATGGTGCTTCTGTCTGAGGATGAGCGAGCAGAAAGCGTGTTCGATATTGCTTGAATATATGCGTGAACAGTTCGCTTGAGCAGTTGAGAATCACAAGCTTCCAGTATTCATATTTTTGACGACGATCGCAGTGATCAGTCGCAGTGGTTAATCGCGGTGATCAGTGAGTGATTGATTCAACCTGATTGATCGTTCATTGATGATGCTGGGATCAGCATGTCTTGAACAAATGCATACACCGTTTGGTTGGGGTTTTCCTTCCCAACATTCAATCTTCGATGTGTCAGAACGGGCAGGGCGAAGCTTCTCTTAAGCAACCATTGGAGCCGGGGCTGCCGGGACGCTGCCGTTTAACAACTGCTGAAGCACGGAGACCACCTGCTGCTGGGCGAGCTCACTTAGTTCAGGGAAGATCGGCAAGCTCAGTACCTGGGTGCACAGCCGCTCTGTCGTTGGCATGGATCCCGACTGAAGGTTCAGATGGTCGTAGGCGGGTTGCCGGTGAATTGGGATCGGGTAGTAGATGATCGTGCTGACGCCATTGTCTTGCAGACTTTGTTTCAGCCAGTCGCGGCTTGTGCTCTCAGGCAGTCCATGACGGCTGCTGATCGCTGAAGGGCTCGATTCCGGTTGGCCAAGAGAGTCGCTCGGCGCGCAGCAGTTGACTCGTACCACGAACTGGTTCCAGCTGTGGCCGTCTTCATCTGAGGGCAGGGTGATGCCAGGCAGATCAGCAAGGAGTTCGAGATAACGCTCGGCAAGTGCCCTGCGTTTGTCGATCCAATCGCTGAGCAGCGGCAATTTGACATTGAGAACTGCAGCCTGGATGGCGTCGAGGCGACTGTTGTAACCGAGTGCCGTATGCAGATATCTCTGAGGCATGCCATGCACGGCTAATTCGCGCATGGTCTGTGCCACGTCGTCGTTGTTGGTGGTGACTGCCCCTGCATCCCCGGCAGCACCGAGATTTTTGGTGGGAAAAAAGCTGAAACATCCCACATCACCAAAACTGCCCACGGCCTGGTCCTGCCATGTGGCTCCTGTTGCCTGGGCACAGTCTTCGATCACCCGGAGGCCATGGGCGGAGGCCATGGCCATGACCCGGGTCATATCGACTGGTCGACCAAACAGATGGACAGGAATTAAAGCCTTGGTGGCTGGGGTGATCGCCGCCTCGATTTGATCGAGATTGATCAAATACGTGTCGGGATTCGCATCGACGAAAACCGGTTCAGCTCCAACGGAACTGATCGCTTCAGCTGTCGCAAAGAAACTGAAGGCACAAGTGATCACCTGATCCCCTGGACCAACACCGAGTGCACGCAGAGCAAGGATCAGGGCATCGGTGCCGCTGTTACAGCCCACGGCATGACGGGTACCAACGTTGTCGGCAAAGGCCTGTTCAAAAAGTTGGATCTGGGCTCCACCGATGTATTGACCGCTGCGCAGCACTTCCAGCACTGCCTGCTCGAGGTCTGAGCCCAGATCGTTGATCTGCTGGCTGAGGCTGAAAGGAGGCACTTGCATGAACGCCACCTTAAGCCGATCCATTCGGTGTCGGTCAGCCGAACCAGCTCGGTTCCTGGCCGGGATGCCATTTCACATTGCATCCAACGGAAGCGATTTGCTGAGGATTCACCGGTTGATCATTCAGAACGGCGTTGATGGCTTGGCGCAGGTCAGCGCCATTCAAGGGTTGGTCGTTGCCGGGTCGGCTGCCGTCGAGCTGGCCGCGGTAACGAAGGCTGTGTTGATGGCTTTCTGTTTGGGCGAACAGATAAAACTCCGGTGTGCAGGCGGCTTGAAGAGCTTTGGCCAGCGTCTGTTCCTGATCCATCAGGTAAGGGAAGCGCCAGCCGTGTCGTGTGGCCTGATCCGCCAGTTGATCGGCGCCATCCTGGGGGTGCGTGATCAGGCTGTTGCTGCTGATGCCCACCATTTGAATGGTCTCTCCAAAGTCCTGTTCCAGGCG
Coding sequences within:
- a CDS encoding thioredoxin family protein, which produces MALTPSTMLPLETGLPAFSLPTAKSSELASNDLDERPILLMVICSHCPFVKHIEPELTRLEQDFGETIQMVGISSNSLITHPQDGADQLADQATRHGWRFPYLMDQEQTLAKALQAACTPEFYLFAQTESHQHSLRYRGQLDGSRPGNDQPLNGADLRQAINAVLNDQPVNPQQIASVGCNVKWHPGQEPSWFG
- a CDS encoding DegT/DnrJ/EryC1/StrS aminotransferase family protein, translating into MQVPPFSLSQQINDLGSDLEQAVLEVLRSGQYIGGAQIQLFEQAFADNVGTRHAVGCNSGTDALILALRALGVGPGDQVITCAFSFFATAEAISSVGAEPVFVDANPDTYLINLDQIEAAITPATKALIPVHLFGRPVDMTRVMAMASAHGLRVIEDCAQATGATWQDQAVGSFGDVGCFSFFPTKNLGAAGDAGAVTTNNDDVAQTMRELAVHGMPQRYLHTALGYNSRLDAIQAAVLNVKLPLLSDWIDKRRALAERYLELLADLPGITLPSDEDGHSWNQFVVRVNCCAPSDSLGQPESSPSAISSRHGLPESTSRDWLKQSLQDNGVSTIIYYPIPIHRQPAYDHLNLQSGSMPTTERLCTQVLSLPIFPELSELAQQQVVSVLQQLLNGSVPAAPAPMVA